A window of Streptomyces sp. NBC_01241 genomic DNA:
CTCGGCGATGACGGCGACGGGCAGCGGCTCGGCGACCGATGTGAGCAGATCGCCGCCGCCCGCCTCGACGAACGAGTCGACCAGCCCGGCGGCGAGCCGTCGGACGGTCGGGACGAGCTGCTCGACCGTACGCGGGGTGAACGCCTTGGAGACCAGGCGCCGGATCCGGGTGTGGTCGGGGGCCTCCAGGTCGAGGAGCCCCTGCCCGTTGAGGGTGTGGAAGGGCTCGTGCTCGGCGGGCGGCGGCGTACGGCCGAACTCCTCGTGGGTGAAGCGGTGCAGGTACGTACGGCCCAGGCGGCGGTCGCGCAGCAGGGCGGACACGTCGGAGTGGTGCGGTACGAGCCACTGGTCGGTGGGCTCGAAGTAATGCACCCGGCCGGTGGCCCGCAGCCCGGCGTAGGCGGGGTACGGGTCGGCGACGAACGCCGGCGACCAGGGGTCGAAGGGGCGGACGGGTTCGAAGGAGCCATCGGCCGCGGAACGGGAAGACGGGTACATGTACGGACGCTAACCGGGCGGGACGGCCGCCGACCACCCTCCCCGGACGCCCCACCACCGACCCGCCTCGCCTCGGCCCAGCCCAGCCGGGCCCACCTCTGCCCACCTCCGCTCAGGAAGGTGTGACCAGCCGGGCCTCGTACGCGAAGACGGCCGCCTGCGTGCGGTCGCGCAGCCCCAGCTTCACCAGGATGCGGCTCACATGTGTCTTGATGGTGGACTCGGCGACCACGAGACGGGAGGCGATCTCCGCGTTGGACCGGCCCTGGGCGATGAGCACGAGCACCTCCGTCTCGCGCTCCGTGAGGTCGCCGACCCGGGCGAAGGCGGGCGGGCGCGGGACCTCGGCGAGCTTGGAGAACTCGTTGATCAGCCGCTTGGTGACGGTCGGGGCGAGCAGCGCCTCACCGCCGGCCACCACTCGTACGCCGTCGGCGAGTTGACGGGCGGAGGCATCCTTGAGCAGGAAGCCGGACGCCCCGGCCCGCAGCGCCTGGTACACGTACTCGTCCAGGTCGAAAGTGGTCAGCACCAGCACCTTGGCGTCCGCGTCGGCGGCGACGATCTCGCGGGTGGCCTCGATGCCGTTGAGCTCGGGCATCCGGATGTCCATCAGCACCACGTCGGGGCGCAGCGCCGCGACCTGCGCGATGGCCTGCCGGCCGTCGACGGCCTCGCCGACGACCTCGATCCCCGGCATGGCGTTGAGCAGCACCGAGAACCCCTCGCGGACCATCATCTGGTCGTCGACGATCAGCACCCGGATGGGCGGGACGGCGGAGGTGGCGGTCATACCTGCTCCACCTGCGCCTTGTGCGACTCCTGCGCCTTGTGCGTCTCATCCGTATCGCGGGCGGGCTGGACGGGGATGAACACGGTGATCTCGTAACCGCCCTCCGCCGTCGGCTCGGCCGTCATGTCGCCGTCCAGCATCGCGACCCGCTCCCGCATCCCCGTGATCCCGTGGCCGGCCCCCGGCGAGGGCTTCACCGGACCGGTCGGCGGCCCGTTGACGACCCGCAGACCGAGTCCGCCCAGCACATAGCCGATCTCGACCTTGGCGGTGGCGCCCGGTGCATGGCGCAGCGTGTTGCTGAGGGCTTCCTGAATGATCCGGTACGCCGACAGCTCGACGCCCTGCGGCAGTTCACGTACGGCGCCAGTGATCGTCTTCTCCGTCTCCAGACCCGCCTCGCGCACATTGACGAGGAGCCCGTCGAGCTGGGCGAGGGTGGGCTGCGGGGCGTCCGGCGCCTGGTAGTCCTCGGCCCGTACGACGCCGAGGACCCGGCGCAGTTCGGTGAGGGCGGCGACCGCGTTCTCCCGGATCGTGACGAAGGCCTGCTCCAGCTCGGGCGGCGGATTCTCCACCCGGTACGGGGCGGCCTCGGCCTGGATTGCGAC
This region includes:
- a CDS encoding response regulator, yielding MTATSAVPPIRVLIVDDQMMVREGFSVLLNAMPGIEVVGEAVDGRQAIAQVAALRPDVVLMDIRMPELNGIEATREIVAADADAKVLVLTTFDLDEYVYQALRAGASGFLLKDASARQLADGVRVVAGGEALLAPTVTKRLINEFSKLAEVPRPPAFARVGDLTERETEVLVLIAQGRSNAEIASRLVVAESTIKTHVSRILVKLGLRDRTQAAVFAYEARLVTPS